One Gossypium hirsutum isolate 1008001.06 chromosome A11, Gossypium_hirsutum_v2.1, whole genome shotgun sequence genomic window carries:
- the LOC107942755 gene encoding TBC1 domain family member 15, with protein MWGAPAEPADSYYEVRPECTDVPVTKFKIKPGKTLSVRKWQTSFAPDGQLDIGKTLNRIHRGGIHPTIRGEVWEFLLGCFDPKSTYEEREQLRQQRREQYQKWKNDCREIFPVVGSGQFITAPVITEDGQPIQDPLVLLEANNAGGDGPNSTEIVQELINRGPLDKKIIDWLLLLHQIGLDVKRTDRSLVFYEKQENLSKLWDILAVYAWIDTDVGYCQGMSDLCSPMIILLEDEADSFWCFERLMRRLRGNFRCTESSVGVEAQLSHLAAVTQVIDPKLHQHLETLGGGDYLFAVRMLMVLFRREFSFCDSLYLWEMMWALEYDPDLFYLYEEPTPSLEETKKKAKSMRHYGKFERENMKIKTDEAPLPISVFLVASVLKEKSTKLLQEARGLDDVVKILNDITGSLDAKKACNEAIKLHKKYLKKVLLASFL; from the exons ATGTGGGGGGCTCCTGCAGAACCTGCTGATTCTTATTATGAGGTCCGGCCTGAATGCACTGATGTGCCAGTAACCAAATTTAAAATCAAG CCCGGTAAAACTCTAAGTGTAAGAAAATGGCAAACTTCATTTGCTCCAGATGGGCAGCTGGATATAGGCAAAACTCTAAATCGAATCCACCGTGGG GGGATCCATCCAACAATTAGAGGCGAAGTTTGGGAGTTTCTACTTGGCTGTTTTGATCCTAAAAGTACCTATGAAGAAAGGGAGCAGTTACGGCAGCAACGAAG GGAACAATATCAGAAATGGAAGAACGACTGTCGTGAAATCTTTCCTGTGGTTGGAAGTGGTCAATTTATTACAGCACCTGTAATAACTGAAGATGGTCAGCCAATTCAAGACCCTTTGGTACTTTTAGAGGCAAATAATGCAG GTGGCGATGGTCCTAATAGTACAGAGATTGTGCAGGAGTTAATCAATCGTGGTCCTTTGGATAAGAAAATAATCGACTGGCTGCTCTTATTACATCAAATAG GTCTGGACGTAAAACGAACTGACAGGAGTTTAGTATTCTATGAGAAGCAAGAGAATTTGTCTAAACTTTGGGATATTCTCGCTGTATATGCCTGGATAGATACAGATGTTGGATATTGTCAAG GAATGAGTGATTTATGCTCCCCAATGATAATTCTTCTTGAAGATGAAGCTGATTCGTTTTGGTGCTTTGAACGTTTGATGCGCCGATTG AGAGGGAATTTCAGATGCACTGAAAGTTCTGTTGGGGTAGAGGCACAACTTAGCCATTTGGCTGCTGTAACTCAAGTTATTGATCCTAAACTTCATCAGCACTTAG AGACACTAGGTGGAGGTGACTATCTGTTTGCTGTTCGAATGCTAATGGTTTTGTTTCGCCGAGAGTTCTCGTTTTGCGATTCGTTGTATTTATGGGAG ATGATGTGGGCACTGGAATATGACCCGGATTTGTTCTACCTATACGAAGAACCAACACCAAGTCTGGAGGAAACTAAGAAAAAAGCAAAATCAATGCGTCATTATGGGAAGTTTGAGAgagaaaacatgaaaataaaaacCGATGAAGCCCCCCTCCCCATTTCTGTTTTCCTTGTTGCCAGTGTCTTAAAAGAAAAGAGCACCAAGCTACTGCAAGAAGCTCGGGGCCTCGACGACGTTGTTAAG ATTTTGAATGATATAACTGGAAGCTTGGATGCCAAGAAAGCTTGTAACGAGGCAATCAAACTTCACaagaaatatttgaaaaaggtactTCTAGCTTCCTTCTTGTGA